One Ezakiella massiliensis genomic window, GAGTTTTTCGGCAATTTCCTTTTTGCTATCGCCCTTTACAAGTTCCGTGAGGACTTCCACTTCCCTGGGGCTGAGTTCATTTACGATTTCCACAGCCTTGGCCTGGGTCTTGCCCTCGTGCACTCTCCTTAGCCTTTCCATCATGTCCCCGATTTCTATGGACTTGTTGATAAAATCTTTGGCCCCGTATTCAAAGGCCCGCTGCCTATAATTTTCCAAATCATAAGAGGTCAAGATGACTATCTTTTGGTCGGGGAATTTTTCCAAGATTCCACCTATCATCTCCAGGCCAGTTTTTTCTCCCCGCAGATTTATATCCAGGAGCAAAATATCATAGGCATCTTTTAAATTTGCGTCCAAGTCTTCCGGCCTAGATATATAGGTGCACATTTCGACCCCCTCCTGCTCTTCCAAGAGGACCTTTATAGATTGGCCCAGAATCTTGTGATCGTCTAAGAGTAAAATTTTAATTTTCCCTCACCTCCATGAGTACTTGGGTAAACAACTTGTCCCCCTTCAAATCATAATTTATCTTTCCAGAATTGGACTCAACCAAAAGGGTCAGAATCAAAATTCCCCTCTTGGAATCCTGAATCTTTTTGAAATCCTCCTTGGTCGCCCCGTCGCTCTCCAAATTTATCAGGACTTTATTATCCTCCATGCTAAGACTATAATTTAAATACCTACCCTCCGAGTGCTTGTAAATATTGTTGACCAGCTCCTTAGATATCAAAAGCAAGAGGCGTTTTAACTTTTTATCCTTAAGAGTCGCGGCCTCAGGCTCTATATCCATGTTGAGTTCCAAGTTCTTGTCCTTGTAAAGGCTGGCAATATTTGCGAAGACATGCTCCAAGGAAGCACCCACATCAATGTCATCGTAAACATTTGATT contains:
- a CDS encoding response regulator transcription factor translates to MKILLLDDHKILGQSIKVLLEEQEGVEMCTYISRPEDLDANLKDAYDILLLDINLRGEKTGLEMIGGILEKFPDQKIVILTSYDLENYRQRAFEYGAKDFINKSIEIGDMMERLRRVHEGKTQAKAVEIVNELSPREVEVLTELVKGDSKKEIAEKLHISERTLYNHIASIYEKFGVKNIVEAYNSGMEKGYINPYANKKED